The following are from one region of the Corylus avellana chromosome ca1, CavTom2PMs-1.0 genome:
- the LOC132167431 gene encoding V-type proton ATPase subunit H translates to MDQAELNTEQVLKRDIPWETYMTTKLITGTCLQLLRRYDNRAESYRAQLLDDDGPAYVRVFVSILRDIFKEETVEYVLALIDEMLTANPKRARLFHDKSLAGEDTYEPFLRLLWKGNWFIQEKSCKILALIVSARPKTQDGVMSNGEASNSKKKITTIDDVLKGLVEWLCAQLKKPSHPTRAVPTAINCLATLLKEPVVRSSFVLADGVKLLVPLISPALTQQSVQLLYETCLCVWLLSYYEPAVEYLATSRTLPQLIEVVKSSTKEKVVRVVALTLRNLLSKGTFGAQMVDLGLPQIVQSLKAQAWSDEDLLEALNQLEEGLKDNIKKLSSFDKYKQEVLLGHLDWSPMHKDPLFWRDNITNFEENDFQILRVLITILDTSSDPRALAVACFDLSQFIQCHPAGRIIVTDLKAKERVMKLMNHENPEVTKNALLCIQRLFLGAKYASFLQA, encoded by the exons GTTTTGAAGAGGGACATTCCATGGGAAACGTACATGACGACTAAGCTCATCACAGGAACATGCCTTCAGCTGCTGAGGCGTTATGATAATAGAGCAGAAAGTTATAGAGCACAACTTCTGGATGAT GATGGTCCAGCTTATGTTCGGGTATTTGTTAGCATTTTACGTGACATTTTTAAGGAGGAAACTGTAGAATACGTTCTGGCGTTAATTGATGAAATGCTTACAG CAAACCCAAAAAGAGCAAGATTGTTCCATGACAAGTCTCTTGCCGGTGAAGATACTTATGAACCCTTCTTA AGATTGCTTTGGAAGGGTAATTGGTTCATACAAGAGAAGAGCTGTAAGATACTTGCTTTAATAGTAAG TGCCAGGCCAAAAACCCAGGATGGCGTAATGAGTAATGGGGAAGCCTCAAACTCgaagaaaaaaatcactacTATTGATGATGTGCTGAAAGGATTGGTAGAATGGCTTTGTGCACAG TTGAAGAAGCCTTCCCATCCTACTCGCGCTGTCCCTACTGCCATCAATTGCCTTGCTACGTTACTAAAGGAACCCGTGGTCAGATCCTCCTTTGTTCTGGCAGACGGGGTGAAGTTGCTCGTTCCATTAATATCTCCAGCATTGACCCAGCAGTCGGTTCAG CTCCTGTATGAAACGTGTCTCTGTGTTTGGCTTTTGTCGTACTATGAACCTGCGGTTGAGTATTTGGCTACTTCAAGAACCCTCCCACAACTAATAGAGGTCGTTAAGAGCTCAACCAAGGAGAAG GTTGTCAGAGTTGTTGCCTTGACCCTTAGGAACTTGCTTTCCAAAGGGACATTTGGTGCGCAAATGGTGGACCTTGGACTGCCGCAAATTGTTCAAAGCTTGAAAGCACAAGCATGGAGTGACGAG GACCTGTTGGAGGCTCTAAATCAACTGGAGGAAGGGCTGAAAGACAACATTAAGAAATTGAgttcttttgataagtacaaGCAAGAAGTCCTCCTTGGTCATCTTGACTGGTCTCCTATGCACAAGGATCCGTTGTTTTGGCGTGATAATATTACAaactttgaagaaaatgatttcCAG ATTTTGAGGGTCCTCATTACAATTTTGGATACATCCAGTGATCCAAGGGCTCTGGCTGTTGCTTGCTTCGATCTCTCACAGTTCATCCAGTGCCATCCAGCTGGGCGAATCATTGTGACGGACCTCAAGGCCAAGGAAAGGGTGATGAAACTGATGAACCATGAGAATCCTGAGGTTACCAAAAATGCCCTACTCTGTATTCAAAGGCTTTTCCTAGGTGCCAAGTATGCAAGCTTTTTGCAGGCCTAG